The following coding sequences are from one Vidua chalybeata isolate OUT-0048 unplaced genomic scaffold, bVidCha1 merged haplotype W_reject_10, whole genome shotgun sequence window:
- the LOC128783068 gene encoding zinc finger protein 239-like, which translates to MAGCEEEEDSVLVLPLPEQELRMESREDKSPRQNLVEEAVLSGSMAQEPNGEEKSQRCRTRRGCKRRSWGSEEERPSLGRGGGRRWSQSSELVVHEQLQDGEKPHKCSECGKSFRYSSQLIVHQRTHTGERPYECGECGKSFSQSSSLVSHRRIHTGERPYECSKCRKRFQTSSDLIKHYWVHMEERPFCCPDCGKGFRRNSHLISHRRIHTGERPYKCPQCGKSFSQSSNLTQHQRRHR; encoded by the coding sequence ATGGCAGGCTGCGAAGAAGAGGAAGACTctgtccttgtccttcctctcccagagcaggagctgaggatggagagcagggaggacaaATCCCCACGGCAGAACCTCGTGGAAGAGGCCGTTTTGAGCGGCTCCATGGCGCAGGAACCCAACGGGGAGGAAAAGTCCCAGAGATGCCGCacgaggaggggctgcaaacgCAGATCATGGggatctgaggaggaaagacccaGCCTGGGCCGGGGAGGCGGCCGGAGATGGAGCCAGAGCTCGGAGCTAGTGGtccatgagcagctccaggatggggagAAGCCCCACAAGTGCTcagagtgtgggaagagcttcaggtaCAGCTCCCAGCTGATTGTGCACCAGAGGACCCACACTGGcgagaggccctacgagtgtggggagtgtgggaagagcttcagccagagctccagcctggtCAGccaccggcgcatccacactggggagaggccctacgagtgttcCAAGTGTaggaagaggtttcagaccagCTCCGATCTCATCAAGCACTATTGGGTTCACATggaggagaggcccttctgctgccccgACTGCGGGAAGGGATTCAGGAGGAACTCCCACCTCATCAGccaccggcgcatccacaccggggagaggccctataagtgtccccagtgtgggaagagcttctcacaGAGCTCTAACTTGACCCAACACCAACGGAGGCACCGGTAA